One Chryseobacterium wanjuense genomic region harbors:
- a CDS encoding DUF6341 family protein: protein MTSFFLFLSKVFKWSFGFFDAFGNVINWILFIVCCVLFTYWCYVLVVSLGGDKDKDYYSPTEGKNPYYDPKIYKKEG, encoded by the coding sequence ATGACGTCTTTCTTTCTATTCTTAAGCAAAGTTTTCAAATGGTCTTTCGGTTTCTTTGATGCTTTCGGTAATGTTATAAACTGGATTCTATTTATTGTTTGCTGCGTATTATTTACGTATTGGTGCTATGTTCTGGTGGTTTCACTAGGTGGCGACAAAGACAAAGACTATTATTCTCCAACGGAAGGTAAGAATCCTTACTACGATCCGAAAATCTATAAAAAAGAAGGTTAA
- a CDS encoding universal stress protein, giving the protein MINIVLPVDFGDKTEQLVDGAVKFAKQVNGKIFLIHVAPSDIGFAIGDMGFQYFPEVEENEIREELIQLNKIEQRIVSHDIDCEHLLKQGIAKDIILEYANSKNADFIVMGSHGRSGIYDVFVGSLTKGITKDSRIPVLVLPIHE; this is encoded by the coding sequence ATGATAAATATTGTATTACCCGTAGATTTTGGGGACAAAACAGAACAGCTTGTAGACGGAGCAGTAAAATTCGCCAAGCAAGTAAATGGTAAAATTTTCCTGATCCACGTGGCGCCTTCGGATATTGGATTTGCCATTGGTGATATGGGATTTCAATATTTTCCGGAAGTTGAGGAGAACGAGATCAGGGAAGAACTGATCCAGCTCAATAAAATTGAACAAAGGATCGTTTCTCACGACATAGATTGCGAACACCTTCTAAAACAAGGTATTGCAAAAGATATTATTCTGGAATACGCCAATTCGAAAAATGCAGACTTCATCGTCATGGGCTCACACGGAAGAAGCGGAATCTATGATGTTTTCGTAGGAAGCTTAACGAAAGGAATCACAAAAGACTCGCGAATTCCTGTTTTAGTACTTCCTATTCACGAATAA
- a CDS encoding DUF6427 family protein: MFKLLSKESNIFSIPVYIGFLLLIVIFFNILNFNTYEAIIAGITFLGIALGYFCFHSIALNYQTHLPLFLYTFFVFGLYPGNLDIGIAVSLLTNSFLLLLLTSTNEDIRKKSYVLVGAIVALNFIFLPTTWPMAVFVIIHVIATSERIVLNLFRFLLGIILIAFSYFSLMFFMNFTTWNINYFPFGKIKFVTDYTGLFPLIPIVVMLIYAVYDHFKNYNKKSPISRYKYTFLLVFSVAQLVTIILYMNKSYEYLLLLAFPSTIIISRMLKFLPKYWMQEVSLWLIIFSLIGFKAGTYFDLF; encoded by the coding sequence ATGTTTAAATTACTTTCAAAAGAAAGCAATATTTTTTCAATTCCTGTTTATATTGGTTTTCTTCTTTTAATAGTAATATTTTTTAACATACTGAATTTCAATACTTATGAAGCAATTATTGCCGGAATTACCTTCCTGGGAATTGCTTTGGGATATTTCTGTTTTCACAGCATTGCGCTTAATTATCAGACGCATCTGCCATTATTTCTCTATACTTTTTTTGTTTTTGGACTTTATCCGGGCAATTTGGATATAGGAATTGCGGTGTCTCTGCTTACCAATTCGTTCCTTTTGTTGCTCTTAACGAGTACCAATGAAGATATCAGAAAAAAATCCTACGTTTTGGTAGGAGCTATCGTAGCACTGAATTTTATTTTTCTTCCTACGACCTGGCCAATGGCTGTTTTTGTGATCATTCACGTGATTGCGACCTCGGAAAGAATTGTTTTAAATCTTTTCAGGTTTTTATTAGGCATCATTTTAATCGCTTTCAGCTATTTTTCCCTGATGTTTTTTATGAATTTTACCACCTGGAATATTAATTATTTCCCTTTTGGAAAGATAAAGTTCGTGACAGATTATACAGGATTATTTCCTTTAATTCCGATTGTTGTAATGCTTATTTACGCAGTATACGATCATTTTAAAAATTACAATAAAAAGAGCCCGATAAGCCGTTACAAATACACATTTTTGTTGGTTTTCTCGGTAGCACAGCTGGTTACTATTATTCTTTACATGAATAAAAGTTATGAATATTTACTGCTTCTTGCCTTCCCTTCAACGATTATCATCAGCAGGATGTTGAAATTTTTGCCGAAATACTGGATGCAGGAAGTGAGCTTATGGTTGATTATTTTTAGTTTAATCGGTTTTAAAGCCGGAACTTATTTTGATTTATTTTAA
- a CDS encoding fumarylacetoacetate hydrolase family protein: MKIICIGRNYSEHAKELGNEVPENPVIFMKPDTAVLKGNDFYIPEFSNDVHYELEVVVKISKGGKYIQKETAHKHYEEIGLGIDFTARDLQGELKSKGLPWELAKGFDGSAVVGNFFKKENYNLESLNFSLLKNKEKVQDGNTKDMIFPIDDIIAFVSQYFTLRVGDLIFTGTPKGVGKVEENDILEAYLEDEKILDIRIL; the protein is encoded by the coding sequence ATGAAAATAATCTGCATAGGAAGAAATTACAGCGAACATGCAAAAGAATTGGGAAATGAAGTTCCTGAAAATCCGGTGATTTTTATGAAGCCGGATACCGCAGTTTTGAAGGGAAATGATTTCTATATTCCTGAGTTTTCAAACGATGTTCATTATGAACTGGAAGTTGTGGTGAAAATTTCGAAAGGAGGAAAATACATCCAAAAAGAAACGGCGCACAAACATTATGAAGAAATCGGTCTGGGAATCGATTTTACGGCAAGGGATCTTCAAGGCGAATTGAAGTCTAAAGGCCTGCCTTGGGAGCTTGCAAAAGGTTTCGACGGTTCTGCAGTGGTAGGAAATTTCTTTAAAAAAGAAAACTACAATCTTGAATCTCTGAATTTCTCATTATTAAAAAACAAAGAAAAAGTGCAGGACGGAAACACGAAAGATATGATTTTCCCTATTGATGATATCATTGCTTTTGTTTCTCAATACTTTACGTTGCGAGTGGGTGACCTGATTTTTACAGGAACTCCAAAAGGCGTAGGAAAGGTGGAAGAAAATGATATTCTGGAAGCTTACCTTGAAGATGAAAAAATTCTGGATATCCGAATATTATAA